One Azospirillaceae bacterium genomic window, GGTGGACAGCGTGATCTTGCGCTTGGAGATGGAGATGCCTTCGCCGTCCATGACGATCTTCAGGGCCTTGGCGACGTTGGCGTAGTTATAGAGCGGCTCGCCCATGCCCATCATGACGATGTTGGACAGCATGCGGCCGTCCTTGGGGCTCGGCCACTCGTCCAGCATGTCGCGGGCGAGCATCACCTGGGCCACGATCTCGGCGGCTTCCAGGTTGCGCACCAGACGCTGCGTGCCGGTGTGGCAGAAGCGGCAGGTCAGCGTGCAGCCCACCTGCGAGGACACGCACAGGGTGCCGCGGTCCTCCTCCGGGATGTGGACGGCCTCGACCTCCTGCCCGTCCTCCCAGCGCAACAGCCACTTGCGGGTGCCGTCGAAGCTCTTCAGGTCCTTGACCGCGGTCGGCCGGTCCACCGTGAAGTGCTCGGCCAGCTTTTCGCGCACCGGCTTGGCCAGCGTGCTCATGGCGGCGAAGTCGGTGGCACCGCGATGGTAGATCCAATGCCAGAGCTGGCGTGCGCGGAACGGCTCAAGGCCGAGTTCGCCGACGGCCTGGACCAGCTCGTCCCGGTCGAGGCCGACGAGATTCCTACGCCCGTCCGCCTTTGGGGGCGGCGGGGCGAAAGCGTTGCTATGCGTAAGGGCGCCCATGGGCACCCAAGATAGGGACTGCCGTGCCCGCTGTCAGCGGGCGCGTGGCGTCGGAATGCCTCACCGGCGTACGTTGCAGGCCTTGTTCAGCTCGCCATAGGCTTGGCCGGTGCCGGTCAGGCTGTAGGTGTCGGTGGTGTTGGTGCCGCGGTTCGAGGTGCCCTTGACCACCATGCTGGCACCACCGCGGATGGCCTGGGCCAACCCCTTGTCGGTCGACTCGTCCCGTGCCCAGGCGGTGTCGCCATCGGTGAACAGGGTGAAGGTCTGGTTGCCGACCTGAACCGTCACCTCGCTATTGGGTTTGAAGGTGTAACCGGCGACGAAGCTGACCTCGTCGAACACCTTCTCGCCGGGGCGATGGGTGATGGTAACGTAGACCTCGCCCCGTTTGACGTTGCCCGGTTCGGTTTTGGTAGGCTTGCTGGCCATGAAGCAGGCGCGCCCGGCCGCCTCCTGGAGCGTGAAGACGCTCCAGTTCCTGTATGTTCCGACATGGTTCGGATCCTGCTGGGCCAGGGCCGGCGCGGTCGCCAGGATCGCGAACAGCATCGTCAAGGCGCGGGCGGGATTGCGGAAACGCTCAACCGTTGGCATCAGGATCTCGCTCGAACGACTTCTGGCGCCGGCCTAAGCCGGGAGGGGACCGCCCGATGATCGGCATCGAAAAACGGCGACTTCGCGGTGATCCGTCGAACGCGGTCCTTCGTACGTATCGGGCACCATGGCGCAGCCTGCTACATACGCTGGACGGGCGGCGACGGCAACACCGGCCCGGTCCGCCGAACGCCGCACCGGCGGCGCAGGGGGGCATCCCATGACCCCGCCCGAACGGCACGCCGGGACCGGAACGAATGCCGGCCGGGATGCCGCCGATGCGTGGCTGGTGGCGGTCGGGCGGGCGCGGGACCGGGCGGCGTTCGCCCGGCTGTTCGCCGCCTTCGCGCCCCGGATCAAGGCCTACCTGCTGCGCCAGGGGGCCGACCGGGCCGCCGCCGACGAGCTGGTGCAGGAGGTGATGATGCTGGTCTGGCGCCGGGCCGAAACCTTCGATCCCGTCCAGGCGAGCGCCGCCACCTGGATGTTCACGATCGCGCGCAACAAGCGCATCGACGCCCTGCGGCGGGAACGGCGGCCCGAAATCGACGCGCAGGACCTCGCCCTGGTGCCCGAACCGGCCGAATCCGCCGACCGGAGGATCGAGGCCACCCAGTCGGGCGCGCGGCTCCGCAAGGCATTGGAGGACCTGCCGCCGGAACAGGCCGAACTGTTGCGCCAAGCCTATTACGAGGGCAAACCCCACAGCCTCATCGCCGAGGAGTCCGGGCTTCCCCTCGGCACCGTGAAATCCCGTATCCGGCTGGCCCTGGGCCGGCTGCGGATATGGCTGAAGGACTCCTGAGGATGGCCATCCATCATCCGCCCGACGAGCTGCTGCTCGACTATGCGGCCGGAAACCAAGACGAAGCCGTCGCCCTGGTCGTCGCGACCCATCTGGCCCTCTGCCCGGCCTGTCGCACCCGCGTGGCCGACTACGAAGCCCTGGGTGGGGTCCTGCTGGAGGATCTGGAGCCGGTGGCGGTCGGCGGGGACCTGTTCGGGATGGTCCTGCGGGACCTGGACGCCACTCCGGACGCCCC contains:
- a CDS encoding sigma-70 family RNA polymerase sigma factor, whose product is MTPPERHAGTGTNAGRDAADAWLVAVGRARDRAAFARLFAAFAPRIKAYLLRQGADRAAADELVQEVMMLVWRRAETFDPVQASAATWMFTIARNKRIDALRRERRPEIDAQDLALVPEPAESADRRIEATQSGARLRKALEDLPPEQAELLRQAYYEGKPHSLIAEESGLPLGTVKSRIRLALGRLRIWLKDS
- a CDS encoding invasion associated locus B family protein, with product MPTVERFRNPARALTMLFAILATAPALAQQDPNHVGTYRNWSVFTLQEAAGRACFMASKPTKTEPGNVKRGEVYVTITHRPGEKVFDEVSFVAGYTFKPNSEVTVQVGNQTFTLFTDGDTAWARDESTDKGLAQAIRGGASMVVKGTSNRGTNTTDTYSLTGTGQAYGELNKACNVRR
- the rlmN gene encoding 23S rRNA (adenine(2503)-C(2))-methyltransferase RlmN encodes the protein MGALTHSNAFAPPPPKADGRRNLVGLDRDELVQAVGELGLEPFRARQLWHWIYHRGATDFAAMSTLAKPVREKLAEHFTVDRPTAVKDLKSFDGTRKWLLRWEDGQEVEAVHIPEEDRGTLCVSSQVGCTLTCRFCHTGTQRLVRNLEAAEIVAQVMLARDMLDEWPSPKDGRMLSNIVMMGMGEPLYNYANVAKALKIVMDGEGISISKRKITLSTSGVVPMMRRCGEELNVNLAVSLHAVTNELRDRIVPINRKYPIEELLDACRTYPGTSNARRITFEYVMLKDVNDSPADAKELCRLLRGIPAKVNLIPFNPWPGSPFERSTDKAIQIFGDIVNAAGYASPVRTPRGEDILAACGQLKSESQRKTAAERYAEQQAVMRLYADKEAAQPI